A region of Clostridium acetobutylicum ATCC 824 DNA encodes the following proteins:
- a CDS encoding nitroreductase family protein — protein sequence MNFLDIAKKRYSVRNYTKQKVEKEKLDLILEAGHIAPTGGNKQPQRLIVVQEEEGLNKIGKAANIYGAQCAIIVCSDVNETWTRPFDGKKLTDIDAAIVTDHMMLQATELGLGTVWICYFKPEVLRTEFNIPDNLEPVNILAVGYSSGDSLSPDRHNKTRKAISETVKFESL from the coding sequence ATGAATTTTTTAGATATAGCAAAAAAAAGATATTCAGTTAGAAATTATACAAAACAAAAAGTTGAAAAAGAAAAGCTGGATTTAATATTAGAAGCTGGACATATTGCACCTACAGGAGGGAATAAACAGCCACAGAGATTGATTGTTGTACAAGAAGAAGAGGGGCTTAATAAGATCGGAAAAGCCGCTAATATTTATGGTGCACAGTGTGCAATAATTGTTTGCAGCGATGTAAATGAAACTTGGACGCGTCCGTTTGACGGAAAGAAGCTTACAGACATTGATGCAGCAATTGTTACAGACCATATGATGCTTCAAGCAACGGAGCTTGGACTGGGAACAGTTTGGATATGTTATTTTAAACCTGAGGTGCTAAGGACTGAATTTAATATACCTGATAATTTAGAACCAGTCAATATTTTAGCTGTTGGTTATAGTAGTGGTGATAGTTTGTCTCCAGATAGGCACAATAAAACTAGAAAGGCAATTTCAGAAACGGTTAAATTTGAAAGTTTATAA